The Sander vitreus isolate 19-12246 chromosome 5, sanVit1, whole genome shotgun sequence genome includes a region encoding these proteins:
- the LOC144517728 gene encoding hibernation-specific plasma protein HP-55-like, producing MMMHTAVGLWVLSAVICVCSANSVSLVNKANKAFSFRLYRKLAAHADSRGKNIFFSPASVSAALAALSVGAQGATHRQLFSGLGFNRFLLTQTDVDRAFQMFLQRANNTSQDASKGTAVFVDNSFKPKPEFLQTLKQSYFADGLNVNFTKTTESADTINKYVEEKTNGKIEKLVESLDPNTVMYLISYIYYKGKWATQFDPKLTEQDDFNVDENTKVPAVMMNMEDSFNAYQDHELNVTVLKLPFNSAYSMLLMLPDIMATLENVICPNHVNKWLKAMRLRRYDVYIPKFSIKTSYNLNNVLSEMGMTNMFGGRANFRGISEGQGLAVSEVVHKAMLDVDEAGAKASAATGIGVIVESAVLNPDPVPVLKFNRPFMVIITERNTKEILFLGKIINPTI from the exons ATGATGATGCATACAGCCGTGGGTCTCTGGGTCCTATCAGCGGTGATCTGTGTCTGCAGCGCCAACAGCGTCTCCCTGGTGAACAAAGCAAACAAAGCGTTTTCCTTCCGGCTCTACAGGAAGTTAGCAGCTCATGCTGACTCACGGGGAAAGAATATCTTCTTCTCCCCGGCTAGTGTGTCGGCCGCCTTGGCTGCGTTGTCCGTGGGAGCGCAGGGGGCGACGCACCGTCAGCTTTTCAGTGGTCTGGGTTTCAACCGCTTCCTCCTGACGCAGACCGACGTGGACCGGGCCTTTCAGATGTTCCTCCAGAGGGCCAACAACACATCTCAGGACGCCAGCAAAGGGACCGCCGTGTTCGTGGACAACAGCTTCAAGCCAAAGCCGGAGTTCCTGCAGACCCTGAAGCAGTCGTACTTCGCAGATGGGCTCAATGTGAACTTCACCAAAACCACAGAGAGTGCTGATACCATCAATAAATATGTGGAGGAGAAGACCAACGGGAAGATTGAAAAGCTGGTGGAAAGCCTGGATCCAAACACAGTCATGTATCTCATCAGCTACATCTACTACAAAG GAAAGTGGGCGACTCAGTTTGACCCTAAACTCACCGAGCAGGACGACTTCAACGTGGACGAGAACACCAAG GTTCCAGCTGTCATGATGAATATGGAGGATAGTTTCAACGCCTATCAAGACCACGAGCTGAACGTGACGGTCCTTAAGCTCCCCTTCAACAGCGCCTACTCCATGCTGCTGATGTTGCCTGACATTATGGCAACACTGGAGAACGTAATCTGCCCGAACCACGTCAACAAATGGTTGAAGGCTATGAGACTCAG GAGATATGATGTATATATTCCAAAGTTCTCCATCAAGACTTCCTACAACCTCAACAATGTGCTGTCAGAAATGGGAATGACAAACATGTTTGGTGGTCGTGCAAATTTCAGAGGCATTTCAGAGGGGCAAGGACTGGCAGTCTCAGAA GTTGTGCACAAAGCTATGCTGGACGTGGACGAGGCCGGAGCCAAAGCTTCGGCTGCCACAGGCATCGGAGTCATCGTGGAGTCTGCTGTCCTGAACCCTGACCCGGTCCCTGTGTTGAAGTTCAATCGTCCATTCATGGTGATCATCACTGAACGCAACACTAAAGAAATCCTCTTCTTGGGCAAGATTATCAACCCAACCATCTGA
- the LOC144517730 gene encoding serpin A3-5-like, whose protein sequence is MMMHTAVGLWVLSAVICVCSANSVSLVNEANKEFSFRLYRKLAAHADSQGENIFFSPFCVSAALAMLSVGAQGVTHRQLFSGLGFNTFLLTQTDVDRAFQTFLQRANNTSQQDASEGTAVFVDNSFKPKPEFLQTLKQSYFADGLNVDFTKTTESADIINKYVEEKTNGKIDKLVESLDPNAVMYLISYIYYKGKWATSFDPKLTEQDDFNVDENTKVPAVMMNMEDSFNAYQDHELNVMVLQLPFNSAYSMLLMLPDVMSTLENAISPNHVTKWLKAMRLRRYDVYIPKFSIKTSYNLNDVLTEMGMTDMFGGRANFRGISEEQGLAVSEVVHKATLDVDEAGAEASAATGISIIRMSDPLAPDPVPVLKFNRPFMVIIAERNTEEILFLGKIINPTI, encoded by the exons ATGATGATGCATACAGCCGTGGGTCTCTGGGTCCTATCAGCGGTGATCTGCGTCTGCAGCGCCAACAGCGTCTCCCTGGTGAACGAAGCAAACAAAGAGTTTTCCTTCCGGCTCTACAGGAAGTTAGCAGCTCATGCTGACTCACAGGGAGAGAATATCTTCTTCTCCCCGTTTTGTGTGTCGGCCGCCTTGGCTATGTTGTCCGTGGGAGCGCAGGGGGTGACGCACCGTCAGCTTTTCAGTGGTCTGGGTTTCAACACCTTCCTCCTGACGCAGACCGACGTGGACCGGGCCTTTCAGACGTTCCTCCAGAGGGCCAACAACACATCTCAGCAGGACGCTAGCGAAGGGACCGCCGTGTTCGTGGACAACAGCTTCAAGCCAAAGCCGGAGTTCCTGCAGACCCTGAAGCAGTCGTACTTCGCAGATGGGCTCAATGTGGACTTCACCAAAACCACAGAAAGTGCTGATATCATCAATAAGTACGTGGAGGAGAAGACCAACGGGAAGATTGACAAGCTGGTGGAAAGCCTGGATCCAAACGCAGTCATGTATCTCATCAGCTACATCTACTACAAAG GAAAGTGGGCGACTTCGTTTGACCCAAAGCTCACCGAGCAGGACGACTTCAACGTGGACGAGAACACCAAG GTTCCAGCTGTCATGATGAATATGGAGGATAGTTTCAACGCCTATCAAGACCACGAGCTGAACGTGATGGTCCTTCAGCTCCCCTTCAACAGCGCCTACTCCATGCTGCTGATGTTGCCTGATGTCATGTCAACGCTGGAGAACGCCATCTCCCCGAACCACGTCACCAAATGGTTGAAGGCTATGAGACTCAG GAGATATGATGTATATATTCCAAAGTTCTCCATCAAGACTTCCTACAACCTGAATGATGTGCTGACAGAAATGGGAATGACAGACATGTTTGGTGGTCGTGCAAATTTCAGAGGCATTTCAGAGGAGCAAGGACTGGCAGTCTCAGAA GTTGTGCACAAAGCTACGCTGGATGTGGACGAAGCCGGAGCCGAAGCTTCAGCTGCCACAGGCATCAGCATCATACGGATGTCTGACCCCCTGGCCCCTGACCCAGTCCCTGTGTTGAAGTTCAATCGTCCATTCATGGTCATAATCGCTGAACGCAACACGGAGGAAATCCTCTTCTTGGGCAAGATTATCAACCCAACCATCTGA